A single window of Ananas comosus cultivar F153 linkage group 17, ASM154086v1, whole genome shotgun sequence DNA harbors:
- the LOC109723576 gene encoding uncharacterized protein LOC109723576 isoform X1 yields the protein MRRAHAVFSHDETLARQNPYTVPTETLSPNPLFSVFFVDFDRFEVSIKPYLLAYLNRPGKHAENSPATPQFSSEDDFLSMSYINTVLRMLSTQEQRGTEEQRIIFLSQIRQHGFRGTYEFQIENCKKNNSTKGEQK from the exons ATGCGCCGGGCGCACGCAGTCTTTTCTCACGACGAAACCCTAGCTCGTCAAAATCCGTATACGGTTCCCACCGAAACCCTAAGCCCTAATCCTCTTTTCTCGGTCTTTTTCGTCGATTTCGATCGCTTTGAGGTTTCGATCAAGCCGTATCTTCTCGCTTATTTGAATCGCCCTG GAAAACATGCAGAGAATTCTCCAGCAACTCCGCAATTTTCTAGTGAAGATGATTTTCTCTCTATGAGCTACATTAATACAGTTCTAAGGATGCTGTCCACT CAAGAACAGAGAGGTACAGAAGAGCAGagaataatttttctttctcaaatTCGACAACATGGTTTTCGAGGAACATATGAGTTTCAAATAGAAAACTGTAAAAAGAACAACAGCACAAAAGGAGAACAAAAATAG
- the LOC109723576 gene encoding uncharacterized protein LOC109723576 isoform X2, with translation MRRAHAVFSHDETLARQNPYTVPTETLSPNPLFSVFFVDFDRFEVSIKPYLLAYLNRPGKHAENSPATPQFSSEDDFLSMSYINTVLRMLSTVSKNREVQKSRE, from the exons ATGCGCCGGGCGCACGCAGTCTTTTCTCACGACGAAACCCTAGCTCGTCAAAATCCGTATACGGTTCCCACCGAAACCCTAAGCCCTAATCCTCTTTTCTCGGTCTTTTTCGTCGATTTCGATCGCTTTGAGGTTTCGATCAAGCCGTATCTTCTCGCTTATTTGAATCGCCCTG GAAAACATGCAGAGAATTCTCCAGCAACTCCGCAATTTTCTAGTGAAGATGATTTTCTCTCTATGAGCTACATTAATACAGTTCTAAGGATGCTGTCCACTGTAAG CAAGAACAGAGAGGTACAGAAGAGCAGagaataa
- the LOC109723575 gene encoding protein indeterminate-domain 16 gives MEEEESGSELQLLLLPKPSIEFPNNTPVPEAKTDDDATDHPQLDLSLSISVGQKPQPQLQPQPQPQPPPLHEKPRIGERSVQALRQQTAEQIRLASAEKAYAERVRELTRRELELAEKEFARARAVWERAREEVERVERMKEMSTRRVGPACLEITCHSCRQRFCP, from the coding sequence ATGGAAGAAGAGGAGAGTGGAAGTGAACTCCAATTACTACTACTACCCAAACCCTCAATTGAATTTCCGAACAACACGCCCGTCCCTGAGGCGAAAACCGACGACGACGCTACTGACCATCCCCAGCTCGATCTGAGCCTCTCGATCAGCGTCGGACAGAAGCCGCAACCGCAACTGCAACCGCAACCGCAACCGCAACCGCCACCTTTGCATGAGAAGCCTAGAATCGGCGAGAGAAGTGTTCAAGCGCTTAGGCAGCAGACGGCGGAGCAAATAAGGCTCGCGTCGGCCGAGAAGGCGTATGCCGAGAGGGTGCGGGAGCTCACGCGGAGGGAGCTGGAGTTGGCGGAGAAGGAGTTCGCGCGAGCGAGGGCGGTGTGGGAGAGGGCGCGGGAGGAGGTCGAGCGGGTGGAGAGGATGAAGGAGATGTCGACGCGGAGGGTCGGCCCCGCTTGCCTGGAGATCACCTGCCACTCATGCAGGCAGAGGTTCTGTCCTTAG